AACATCAACCTAGAAAAAACACgttattgtattgtaataaGAAGCTCTACTCTGCGGATTTGTGAAAAAGCGTAGTAGCTGTTATAACCTGCATCAGTCCCCAGGCGTTCCCAAAGTCTCCCCAGCcgtctgtcagtgtgtttccGGCCCTGGACTCTCTGGAGATGATGGCAGCAATGAGAGCCGGGTCGACTCCATTTCTCTGTCCCACTCTCATGATTTTGGACTTGTACTGACTCATTCTGCCCATATCCGTCTGTGCCATTGTGTGTGATGCACGTTCACCTtgtagaaagaaataaagacacTTGATTATTGCATCCGAGACACAAAGACACCTGTTGGCCTGTCAGTGCAATGGTTTAGATTCGGtcctgttttcctttttcttcaaTTGTTGATCGaatcagcaggttgtgtttctCCACTGCAGTGATTTACCTGAGTATCCCAGCTTGTCCTGCTGAGCAGTTTGCCCTGAAGCTCCACTGGTCTCAACCGATCGGATGTTTCCATAACCTGCACATGGTCAGTTTTAATTAGGTTATATTTAACTTGTGAATACACACCTGCACACTGACATGAGAACAAAGCATGAACTCCTCACAGGATTGAGCAGTCACAAATCGAACACAATGTCAAAAAAGAGAGCCACAACAATGGCAAAGCTACAACACCAGAAATAAAAGAGGCTTGTTTAATAATATTCAATTATAAACAGGaaataatgtatataaaatatatacaatacactTTAGTTTATATAGAGTTTTAGGTAAGCTTTAGCAATTTGTGTGGTATAAATATTTCTATTAAAAAGGTTAAATGAGCAGTAAAACAACTCACCCATTGTTCTTGTTACTTCTCTGATGGTCCTGTTGATGCTGGAATATGGGAGGTTTGGTAcagtctgttctgtctgtggtgTTGAACTAAGCAGAGAGGCTCTATATATATGAATCCGTATACTTTCAGTTTCACTGCTTAACATGTGATTTTTTGGAACTTCAGACCTCAGAGGAGAAGCCCCGATCTTTCATTTTCAGTAACGTTATGAGTTCACTTTTAATGACATTGATAACATAGTTGAACTGTGACACCCAGATCTCATATTGCACAGCGACGTCTCCTCTGAGGACTGAAGTTCCTATTAATCATGTTTACCACCAATGAAATTAAACTCAGACAGAAA
The sequence above is a segment of the Limanda limanda chromosome 2, fLimLim1.1, whole genome shotgun sequence genome. Coding sequences within it:
- the LOC133024384 gene encoding lysozyme g-like translates to MGYGNIRSVETSGASGQTAQQDKLGYSGERASHTMAQTDMGRMSQYKSKIMRVGQRNGVDPALIAAIISRESRAGNTLTDGWGDFGNAWGLMQVDVNPNGGGHTAIGGWDSEEHLNQATGILVDFINRIRNKFPDCSREQQLKGGIAAYNMGDGNVHSYSGVDENTTGGDYSNDVTARAQWYKNNGY